From one Chryseobacterium sp. 3008163 genomic stretch:
- a CDS encoding sugar phosphate nucleotidyltransferase has translation MKIIVPMAGRGSRLRPHTLTVPKPLIPIAGKPIVQRLVEDIAKVAGEVIEEVAFIIGDFGDEVEKSLLQIAERLGAKGSIYHQEEALGTAHAIKCAEQSMTGNVVVAFADTLFRADFTLDTNSDGVIWVKKVEDPSAFGVVKLDDYGFITDFIEKPQTFVSDLAIIGIYYFNSGEKLMDEINHIMDNDIKVSGEYQLTTALENLRQKGAKFTLGKVDDWMDCGNKNATVETNSKILAYEREEMSHFTATATIENSLIIQPCFIGENVKILNSKIGPGVSVGNNTVIINSNIENSLIQENTKINHGNLSNSMIGNSAQYFGVSREISLGDYSVLDFLNKD, from the coding sequence ATGAAAATAATTGTTCCTATGGCTGGGCGTGGTTCCAGATTACGTCCACATACATTAACGGTTCCAAAACCATTAATTCCTATCGCAGGAAAACCTATCGTACAAAGATTGGTAGAAGACATTGCTAAAGTTGCAGGAGAGGTGATAGAAGAAGTTGCTTTCATTATCGGGGATTTTGGCGATGAAGTTGAAAAGTCTCTTCTTCAAATTGCTGAAAGATTAGGTGCGAAAGGAAGTATTTATCATCAGGAAGAAGCTTTGGGAACGGCTCACGCAATCAAATGTGCAGAGCAATCAATGACGGGAAATGTGGTTGTAGCTTTTGCTGACACGCTTTTCAGAGCAGATTTTACTCTAGATACTAACTCTGACGGTGTAATTTGGGTTAAAAAAGTAGAAGATCCTTCGGCTTTTGGAGTTGTAAAATTGGATGACTACGGTTTCATCACAGATTTTATTGAGAAACCTCAGACTTTCGTTTCAGACCTTGCCATTATTGGAATTTACTACTTCAACTCTGGAGAAAAACTGATGGACGAGATCAATCACATCATGGATAACGACATCAAAGTGAGTGGAGAATATCAGCTGACAACTGCATTAGAAAATCTTCGTCAGAAAGGCGCAAAATTCACTCTTGGAAAAGTAGATGACTGGATGGATTGTGGAAACAAAAACGCTACCGTAGAAACAAACAGTAAGATTTTAGCTTACGAAAGGGAAGAAATGTCTCACTTCACCGCTACAGCTACAATTGAGAATTCTCTGATTATTCAGCCTTGCTTTATCGGTGAAAATGTGAAAATTTTAAATTCAAAAATTGGTCCCGGAGTTTCTGTTGGAAACAATACAGTAATTATCAATTCAAATATTGAAAATTCTCTGATTCAGGAAAACACAAAAATCAACCACGGAAACCTTTCAAATTCAATGATTGGAAATTCTGCGCAGTATTTTGGGGTTTCAAGAGAAATTTCTTTAGGTGATTATTCTGTTCTGGATTTCCTAAATAAAGATTAA
- a CDS encoding DUF4292 domain-containing protein, with protein MKKWITLLLATMVILSCKTKKNAMQNDSENDSIKIENLDDKDKIDEGKNISDRLTFYENIYIHPKFDQIKINSKITADNIRVSPLDATIYIESDKKIWSNINFLFFNAARAIITPEGIKAVDKYNKNYIDSDFDYLNNLLNINFIDYKTLEKILLGRTFLLVSNRNSSITKNEDGYQLASIVNQKIVTNDVEREYKINMRYSNDYNLIYVKLQDVKSDDAVEIVYDQWETFDNNLKLPQSVKIIIKGSKTSQILLENTKFGFTKMETPYSVPANYKKIEIK; from the coding sequence ATGAAAAAATGGATCACGTTATTGTTGGCAACAATGGTTATACTTTCATGTAAAACCAAGAAAAACGCTATGCAGAACGATTCTGAAAATGACAGCATCAAAATAGAAAATTTAGACGATAAAGATAAAATTGATGAAGGAAAAAACATTTCAGACCGATTGACTTTTTACGAAAACATTTATATACATCCAAAATTTGATCAGATAAAAATCAACAGTAAAATCACGGCAGATAATATCAGAGTGAGCCCTCTTGATGCTACAATTTATATTGAAAGTGATAAAAAAATATGGTCAAATATCAACTTCTTATTCTTCAATGCAGCGAGAGCAATCATAACACCAGAAGGTATAAAAGCTGTTGACAAATACAATAAAAATTATATTGATTCTGATTTTGATTATTTAAATAATTTACTGAATATCAACTTTATCGATTACAAAACTTTAGAGAAAATCCTTTTGGGACGTACTTTTCTTTTGGTAAGCAACAGAAATTCTAGTATTACAAAAAATGAAGACGGATATCAATTGGCATCCATTGTAAATCAAAAGATTGTCACTAATGACGTTGAGCGTGAGTATAAGATCAATATGAGATATTCAAATGATTATAATTTAATTTACGTTAAATTGCAGGATGTGAAATCCGATGACGCAGTTGAAATCGTATATGATCAATGGGAGACTTTTGACAATAATCTCAAATTGCCGCAAAGTGTTAAAATAATTATAAAAGGTTCAAAAACGAGTCAGATTTTATTGGAAAACACGAAATTTGGCTTCACTAAAATGGAAACACCTTATTCAGTTCCAGCCAATTATAAGAAAATTGAGATTAAATGA
- a CDS encoding twin-arginine translocase TatA/TatE family subunit: protein MYTLTILSLSWQHLLIVAIILLILFGGKKIPEMMRGLGSGIKEFKDSVKEDEKPVTKTENPTSNTTNNTSN, encoded by the coding sequence ATGTACACATTAACAATACTGTCATTATCTTGGCAACACCTACTGATTGTAGCAATTATCCTTTTAATTCTTTTCGGAGGAAAAAAAATTCCGGAAATGATGAGAGGTTTGGGTTCAGGTATTAAAGAATTTAAAGACTCTGTGAAAGAAGACGAAAAACCAGTAACTAAAACTGAAAATCCTACTTCGAACACAACAAACAATACCAGCAACTAA
- a CDS encoding DUF4254 domain-containing protein, translating into MNFTDTAWKIFNTSIEDYHVLDNIETPINNTYPTDSLERILYAKNWIDTVQWHLEDIIRDENIDPVHALQLKRTIDASNQKRTDLVEYIDSWFLDKYKNITPKTDAKINTETPAWAVDRLSILSLKVYHMSLEAHRESASEEHRANCQEKLDVLLDQKQDLTTSISQLLTDIENGDVKMKVYKQMKMYNDESLNPILYQKEQK; encoded by the coding sequence ATGAATTTTACTGACACCGCTTGGAAAATCTTCAATACATCAATTGAAGACTACCATGTTTTAGATAATATAGAAACTCCTATTAATAATACGTATCCTACTGATAGTTTGGAACGAATTTTGTATGCTAAAAATTGGATTGATACCGTTCAATGGCATTTGGAAGATATTATCAGAGATGAAAACATAGATCCCGTACATGCACTTCAACTTAAGAGAACAATCGACGCTTCTAATCAGAAGAGAACAGATTTGGTTGAGTACATAGACAGTTGGTTTCTTGATAAATACAAAAATATTACTCCAAAAACTGATGCGAAGATAAATACTGAAACTCCCGCTTGGGCAGTTGACAGACTATCTATTCTTTCGCTGAAAGTTTATCATATGTCGTTGGAAGCTCATAGAGAATCAGCTTCTGAAGAACATCGCGCAAATTGTCAAGAAAAGCTCGATGTGCTTTTGGACCAGAAACAAGATTTAACTACTTCAATAAGTCAATTGCTTACTGATATTGAGAACGGTGATGTTAAGATGAAAGTGTACAAACAAATGAAAATGTACAATGATGAAAGTCTTAACCCAATCCTTTATCAAAAGGAGCAAAAATGA
- the ribA gene encoding GTP cyclohydrolase II: protein MIKIQAEANVPTDHGNFRMIAFSEESSDWMPHMAIIAEHTDFSKPINVRFHSECITGEVFHSQKCECGQQLDAAMKYTHENGGIIVYLRQEGRNIGIINKLKAYSLQEKGFDTVEANLKLGLPADDRNFSVAIDILNILDVKNINLLTNNPEKVKFVEQSNINLNSRIPLQIPANDSSREYLQTKKDYFGHLLDEQD from the coding sequence ATGATTAAAATTCAGGCGGAAGCTAATGTCCCTACAGATCACGGGAATTTCCGAATGATAGCTTTTTCGGAAGAATCAAGTGATTGGATGCCTCACATGGCAATTATAGCCGAGCATACAGATTTTTCAAAACCTATCAATGTACGTTTCCATTCTGAATGTATCACAGGTGAAGTTTTTCACTCACAAAAATGCGAATGCGGACAGCAATTGGATGCAGCAATGAAATACACCCACGAAAACGGAGGAATCATTGTTTATCTGCGTCAGGAAGGAAGAAACATAGGCATCATCAATAAATTGAAAGCTTATTCGCTTCAGGAAAAAGGTTTCGATACCGTTGAAGCAAATTTAAAATTAGGATTGCCGGCTGATGACAGAAACTTCTCAGTAGCTATTGATATTTTAAATATTCTCGACGTAAAAAACATCAATCTTTTAACAAACAATCCTGAAAAGGTAAAGTTTGTAGAACAAAGTAATATCAATCTCAATTCAAGAATTCCTTTACAGATTCCAGCGAACGATTCCAGCAGAGAATATTTACAGACAAAGAAAGACTACTTCGGGCATCTTTTGGATGAACAAGATTAA
- a CDS encoding glycoside hydrolase family 3 protein: MNKVAFQLLFILLFINSQVSAQYQPKNTSLSDQKKAQQWVDKTYNLLSQDEKLGQLFIVALYTNKDENHINQVRNIVTNDKIGGLILMQDDAAREINLVNEFQQKSKIPLMIGMDAEWGVYQRIATAHKFPWAMTLGAIQDKNLIYQMAAKIAEDCKRMGINWDFAPVVDVNTNPNNPIIGNRSFGSEVSNVTQSALSYSNGLQDNNILAAIKHFPGHGDTNTDSHLDLPVVSHNLERLSSIELAPFKALMDKGIGGVMVAHLYVPSLESGKGIPASVSKNIITGLLKEKFGYKGLIITDALNMGAVANKYKPGELDALAFKAGNDIMLFSQGVAEGKKLIQKAIDNGEIPQARVEESVKKILLTKYFLGLNQYTPKNPENVNLDINNDSHKILVQNLYANALTLIKDEKKLLSLNCKNTCYYVPLEEAPYQTFADQLNLNSTVIIKKASEIKTIPANSTVIVGFHKDNSTAYKPYKISAESKKVLEDLAKNQNVILNVFGSAYALKDIDLSKVSTVLVSYENNDDSMTATANAINGKTKISGRLPVLVNDQLKAGMGITLEAPQFSNQQNSPHQNN; encoded by the coding sequence ATGAACAAAGTAGCTTTTCAATTACTCTTCATTTTACTGTTTATCAATTCACAAGTTTCAGCACAATATCAGCCGAAAAACACATCTCTGTCAGATCAAAAGAAAGCCCAACAATGGGTTGATAAAACCTACAATTTGCTTTCTCAGGACGAAAAACTAGGACAGTTATTTATTGTTGCATTGTACACCAATAAAGATGAAAACCATATCAATCAGGTTAGAAACATTGTCACCAATGATAAAATTGGAGGATTAATTCTGATGCAGGATGATGCCGCAAGGGAAATCAATTTAGTGAATGAATTTCAGCAAAAATCTAAAATCCCTTTGATGATTGGGATGGATGCTGAATGGGGAGTCTACCAGAGAATTGCAACAGCACATAAATTTCCTTGGGCGATGACTTTGGGAGCTATTCAGGACAAAAATCTGATTTATCAGATGGCAGCAAAAATCGCTGAAGACTGCAAAAGAATGGGTATCAATTGGGATTTCGCTCCGGTTGTAGATGTCAATACCAACCCCAACAATCCGATTATCGGAAACAGAAGCTTCGGTTCAGAAGTTTCTAATGTTACCCAATCAGCACTCTCCTATTCTAATGGTTTGCAGGACAATAATATTTTAGCCGCAATTAAGCATTTTCCGGGGCATGGTGATACGAATACCGATTCACACCTTGATCTTCCGGTGGTTTCACACAATTTAGAAAGATTAAGCTCAATAGAATTAGCACCTTTTAAAGCTTTGATGGATAAAGGAATTGGCGGTGTGATGGTTGCGCATCTTTACGTTCCAAGCTTAGAATCAGGAAAAGGGATTCCTGCATCGGTTTCAAAAAATATCATCACAGGTTTACTGAAAGAGAAATTCGGATATAAAGGTTTAATTATTACTGATGCTTTAAATATGGGAGCAGTTGCCAACAAATATAAACCAGGCGAATTAGATGCATTAGCTTTCAAAGCCGGAAACGACATCATGCTTTTCTCACAAGGAGTTGCTGAAGGTAAAAAACTCATTCAGAAAGCTATTGACAATGGTGAAATTCCTCAGGCAAGAGTGGAAGAAAGTGTAAAGAAAATTCTACTGACTAAATATTTTTTAGGCTTAAATCAATACACTCCAAAAAATCCTGAGAACGTCAACTTAGACATTAACAATGATTCTCACAAAATATTGGTTCAGAATCTTTACGCAAATGCTTTAACTTTAATAAAAGACGAAAAAAAATTACTCTCTCTAAACTGCAAAAACACTTGTTACTACGTTCCTTTGGAAGAAGCACCTTATCAGACTTTTGCAGATCAGCTCAATTTAAATTCAACAGTTATCATTAAAAAAGCTTCGGAAATAAAAACAATTCCTGCAAATTCTACTGTGATTGTTGGTTTTCATAAAGATAATTCGACGGCTTACAAACCATATAAAATTTCAGCGGAATCTAAAAAGGTTTTGGAAGATTTAGCTAAAAATCAAAATGTGATTCTCAATGTTTTTGGAAGTGCTTATGCTTTAAAGGATATAGATTTATCTAAAGTTTCTACTGTTTTGGTATCTTACGAAAACAATGATGATTCGATGACCGCAACAGCAAACGCTATCAACGGAAAAACAAAAATCTCAGGAAGACTTCCGGTTTTAGTCAATGATCAACTGAAAGCCGGAATGGGTATCACTTTAGAAGCTCCACAGTTTTCAAATCAACAGAATTCACCACATCAAAATAATTAA
- the bshA gene encoding N-acetyl-alpha-D-glucosaminyl L-malate synthase BshA, producing MKIGILCYPTYGGSGIVATELGMSLANKGYEVHFISSALPARLDITNPNIFFHKVNVQTYPLFQYQPYDIALSSMIYRVVNLYKLDLLHAHYAIPYAYAAFTAKQMLKEDNNDIPLVTTLHGTDITLVGQHPSYKHAVEFSINQSDAITSVSESLKKDTLQFFNIKKEIQVITNFIDNSEFDELNECQRTQFASPDEKILIHVSNLRPVKRVEEVLQIFKSVEKKVKSKLIIIGEGPDMEKVNSFLEENPELISKIRLLGKVNDLYRILQLSDVFLLPSEQESFGLAALEAMAAYTPVISSNAGGIPEVNIQGETGFLAEIGNVEAMSNYTIKLLSNEELLAQMKINAKEQAIKFDLKNILPIYEEMYKTTIANFVKETAKV from the coding sequence ATGAAAATAGGCATACTTTGCTACCCAACATACGGCGGAAGCGGAATCGTGGCAACAGAACTCGGGATGTCTCTTGCCAACAAAGGCTATGAGGTACACTTCATCAGTTCGGCACTTCCTGCAAGATTAGATATCACCAACCCAAATATTTTCTTTCATAAAGTCAATGTTCAGACTTATCCGCTTTTCCAATATCAGCCTTATGATATTGCATTGAGCTCAATGATTTACCGTGTGGTGAATCTTTACAAATTAGATTTGCTTCACGCACATTATGCTATTCCTTACGCTTATGCAGCGTTTACGGCAAAGCAAATGCTGAAAGAAGACAATAACGACATTCCTTTGGTGACGACACTTCACGGGACAGACATTACTTTGGTTGGACAACACCCAAGTTATAAACATGCGGTAGAATTTTCTATCAACCAGTCAGATGCGATTACTTCCGTTTCTGAAAGTCTGAAAAAAGATACCCTGCAGTTTTTTAATATTAAAAAAGAAATTCAGGTGATCACCAATTTCATCGACAATTCTGAGTTTGATGAATTGAATGAATGCCAGAGAACTCAATTTGCGAGTCCGGACGAGAAAATTCTTATTCACGTTTCCAACTTAAGACCGGTAAAGCGTGTGGAAGAAGTACTGCAAATATTTAAAAGCGTTGAAAAGAAGGTTAAATCTAAATTGATCATCATCGGTGAAGGTCCAGACATGGAAAAGGTGAATTCTTTCTTAGAAGAGAATCCGGAATTGATTTCTAAAATCCGTCTTTTAGGCAAAGTGAATGATCTTTACAGAATTTTACAACTGTCTGACGTATTCTTACTTCCTTCTGAACAGGAAAGTTTCGGTTTGGCAGCTTTGGAAGCGATGGCAGCATACACGCCTGTTATCAGTTCAAACGCCGGTGGAATTCCGGAAGTAAACATTCAGGGCGAGACAGGATTTTTAGCGGAAATCGGAAACGTAGAAGCCATGAGTAATTACACGATTAAACTTCTCAGCAACGAAGAATTATTAGCTCAAATGAAAATCAACGCAAAGGAGCAGGCGATTAAATTTGACCTGAAAAATATCCTTCCTATTTACGAGGAAATGTATAAAACGACGATTGCAAATTTTGTGAAGGAAACGGCAAAAGTTTAA
- a CDS encoding DUF2851 family protein — protein sequence MNEKLLQYLWNFKVFTHYNFTDLDGNPIEIVDFGKWNKDSGPDFLMAKIKINNVILAGNIELHVRSSDWIFHQHSKDPNYENIILHVVFQNDVDIDELSKKNIPTLELRNHIDESIFGKYEKLLKESQFIACEDLFNPDKIPVHFHEESLLQKLEEKSAELEKDLEIHKNNYEAVLFYSLAYSFGLKVNAHLFKQIAESIDFNVFNKIRQNKNQVEALLFGISGWLEKPEDEQMKIWKREFDFLKAKFDISDLSIRPKFLRLRPPNFPTLRLSQLADLYHQHQNLFSKIINAKNTDELMHIFKDVKASDYWDNHFNFGKVSTVSQPKVLTKDFIELIILNSILPLKYTYHKYHNEEIAEEILAFYKELSAEKNSIVDGWKNLGLKMKNALQTQSLIYHYKNYCTPKNCLNCSIGFKILKESNHV from the coding sequence ATGAACGAAAAATTATTACAATATCTTTGGAATTTCAAAGTATTCACTCATTATAACTTCACAGATTTAGACGGAAACCCTATTGAAATAGTAGATTTTGGGAAGTGGAACAAAGATTCCGGACCGGATTTTCTGATGGCTAAAATCAAGATCAACAACGTCATATTAGCAGGAAATATAGAGTTACACGTACGATCTTCCGACTGGATTTTCCACCAGCATTCTAAAGACCCGAATTACGAGAATATCATTCTGCATGTTGTTTTTCAAAATGACGTAGACATTGATGAACTCAGTAAAAAGAATATCCCTACATTAGAATTGAGAAACCATATTGATGAAAGTATTTTCGGGAAGTATGAGAAACTGTTGAAAGAAAGTCAGTTTATTGCCTGTGAAGATCTATTTAACCCTGATAAAATTCCGGTTCATTTTCATGAAGAAAGTTTATTACAGAAACTTGAAGAGAAATCTGCCGAACTTGAAAAAGATCTTGAAATTCATAAAAACAACTATGAAGCAGTCTTATTTTACAGCCTCGCTTATTCTTTTGGATTAAAAGTAAATGCGCATCTATTTAAACAAATTGCTGAAAGTATAGATTTCAACGTTTTCAATAAAATTCGTCAGAACAAAAATCAGGTTGAAGCCTTGCTTTTTGGGATTTCAGGCTGGCTTGAAAAACCTGAAGATGAACAAATGAAAATCTGGAAAAGAGAATTTGATTTCCTAAAAGCTAAATTCGACATTTCTGACCTGAGTATTCGTCCCAAATTTTTAAGATTAAGACCACCCAACTTCCCTACCCTTCGTTTATCGCAATTGGCAGACCTTTATCATCAGCATCAAAATTTATTTTCAAAAATCATCAATGCTAAGAACACTGATGAATTGATGCATATATTTAAAGATGTAAAGGCTTCTGATTATTGGGACAATCATTTTAATTTTGGGAAAGTTTCAACTGTTAGCCAACCGAAAGTTTTAACTAAAGACTTCATTGAGTTGATTATTCTCAACAGCATTTTACCTTTAAAATACACTTATCACAAATACCACAACGAAGAAATCGCTGAAGAGATTCTGGCGTTTTACAAAGAACTTTCGGCAGAAAAAAATTCAATTGTTGATGGCTGGAAAAATTTAGGGCTAAAGATGAAAAATGCGCTGCAGACGCAAAGTTTGATTTATCATTACAAAAATTACTGCACACCAAAAAATTGCTTAAATTGCAGCATCGGATTTAAAATTTTAAAAGAAAGCAATCATGTTTGA
- a CDS encoding PspC family transcriptional regulator, whose amino-acid sequence MFDNLRHKMEREWFGVLTRMGAKLGIPVSKLRIFFIYSTFATAGFFFLIYLGLAFTLWIKDIFITRRPSVFDL is encoded by the coding sequence ATGTTTGATAACCTGCGTCACAAGATGGAAAGAGAATGGTTTGGGGTACTCACAAGAATGGGCGCCAAGCTGGGAATTCCTGTTTCTAAACTGCGGATTTTCTTTATCTACTCTACTTTTGCAACTGCAGGATTTTTCTTTTTAATCTACCTCGGATTAGCTTTCACGCTTTGGATCAAAGATATTTTCATCACGAGAAGACCTAGTGTTTTTGATTTATAA
- a CDS encoding GNAT family N-acetyltransferase yields MEFLQITSPDDYRIKQIYDSYASSFPEDERRDWYKFVRLFEHPQVKVISVLHESENIGYLVLWELKNHVFVEHFEVFVEFRNQKLGSHITDYLFKNHPRIVLEIEPEHLNEDSKRRFSFYQRNGFHLIDEMYIQPSYGEGKKPLELWLLSNYHPENLDEVKDEIYDVVYH; encoded by the coding sequence ATGGAATTTTTACAGATTACTTCACCTGACGATTACCGCATAAAGCAGATTTACGACTCTTATGCTTCTAGTTTCCCTGAAGATGAAAGACGAGATTGGTACAAGTTTGTGCGTTTGTTTGAGCACCCGCAAGTGAAAGTAATTTCTGTTTTACATGAATCTGAAAACATTGGTTATCTCGTACTTTGGGAACTGAAGAATCATGTGTTCGTAGAACATTTTGAGGTTTTTGTGGAGTTCAGAAATCAAAAACTCGGTTCGCATATCACAGATTATTTATTTAAAAATCATCCGAGAATTGTTCTGGAAATTGAACCTGAACATTTGAATGAAGATTCTAAACGACGGTTTTCTTTTTACCAGAGAAACGGTTTTCATCTGATTGACGAGATGTACATTCAGCCAAGTTATGGTGAAGGTAAAAAACCGCTTGAGCTGTGGCTATTATCCAACTATCATCCGGAAAATCTTGATGAAGTGAAAGATGAAATTTATGATGTTGTTTATCATTAA
- a CDS encoding carboxypeptidase regulatory-like domain-containing protein, with protein MKSYFFKIFFLILIFFVLSNLFSQQKISGKIISENDMVITQVLVVNISNDKKTYSDAAGNFEIEACLNDEIRFSKAGYERAAKRIFDYNSSLNVVLIRIPEEIKEVEILNLTGDLNKDSKRLAKEDKVAKLQENIGLPKPPEKPREVPAELKKVLIAAAFGSVNVQAVYDLISGKARKQKRWYKYEDVQDKISWIRKRIDDEYFVDSEIPAERISEFLEFSFIIKPDVESAVKNKNLSRAMLGIETVIPIYVERLKNSTTNQLKSSTK; from the coding sequence ATGAAATCATATTTTTTTAAAATATTTTTTTTGATTCTTATTTTCTTTGTTCTTAGTAATTTGTTTTCACAACAGAAAATTTCAGGCAAAATAATCAGCGAAAATGATATGGTGATCACTCAAGTTTTGGTGGTCAATATTTCTAATGATAAAAAAACGTATAGTGATGCTGCTGGAAATTTTGAAATTGAAGCTTGTTTAAATGACGAAATCAGATTTTCAAAAGCGGGTTATGAAAGAGCTGCAAAACGTATTTTTGATTATAATTCCTCATTAAATGTTGTTCTAATTAGAATCCCGGAAGAGATAAAAGAAGTTGAAATTTTGAATCTTACAGGAGATTTAAATAAAGATTCGAAAAGGCTTGCGAAAGAAGACAAGGTTGCAAAACTTCAGGAAAATATAGGACTTCCAAAACCTCCTGAAAAGCCAAGAGAAGTTCCTGCAGAATTAAAAAAAGTTCTCATAGCAGCAGCTTTCGGATCTGTAAATGTGCAGGCAGTCTATGATTTAATCAGTGGTAAAGCAAGAAAGCAGAAAAGATGGTACAAATATGAAGATGTACAAGATAAGATCAGCTGGATTCGTAAGAGGATTGATGATGAGTATTTTGTAGATTCTGAGATTCCGGCAGAAAGAATTTCTGAGTTTTTAGAATTTAGTTTTATTATTAAGCCTGACGTAGAATCAGCTGTTAAAAATAAAAACCTGTCAAGAGCAATGTTGGGTATAGAAACGGTGATTCCCATATATGTTGAAAGACTGAAAAACAGTACGACAAATCAATTAAAATCTTCCACCAAGTGA
- a CDS encoding carboxypeptidase-like regulatory domain-containing protein has product MKLKLLFILSLFFFVSINAQEYIFGKVISEENIEMPDVTVINIRTDERVETNRDGHFMISGRQGDNLRFIKIGYDRVNASVTKENIASPINIKLTRSAQLIDEVEIKKALTGDLKIDTKTLNPPRKVEKLKKIWRFT; this is encoded by the coding sequence GTGAAATTAAAATTACTCTTTATTCTATCCTTATTTTTCTTTGTCAGCATCAATGCTCAGGAATATATTTTTGGGAAGGTAATTTCTGAAGAAAATATAGAAATGCCTGACGTTACGGTTATCAACATAAGAACAGATGAACGCGTGGAAACCAATCGAGACGGACATTTTATGATCTCGGGAAGACAAGGCGATAATCTACGTTTCATCAAAATCGGTTATGACAGAGTCAATGCAAGTGTTACCAAAGAAAATATTGCTTCACCCATCAATATTAAGTTGACAAGATCTGCACAACTGATTGATGAAGTTGAAATTAAAAAAGCTTTGACCGGTGATTTGAAAATCGATACGAAGACGTTAAACCCTCCAAGAAAGGTTGAGAAACTGAAAAAGATCTGGCGATTTACATAA